In a genomic window of Microbacterium amylolyticum:
- the epsC gene encoding serine O-acetyltransferase EpsC → MRLHIREDIAAARRRDPAARGAVSIALLYPGLHAIWLHRLNHALWGKRLFFLARLGSQIARALTGIEIHPGATIGRRFFIDHGMGVVIGETAEVGDDVMLYHQVTLGGTSLNKGKRHPTLEDGVVVGSGAKILGPVTVGARSAVGANAVVTKSAPADSILIGVPAKARARQSGEDIKPILSAPEYQI, encoded by the coding sequence ATGCGTCTCCACATTCGTGAGGACATCGCCGCCGCGCGCCGCAGGGACCCTGCGGCGCGCGGCGCTGTCTCCATCGCCCTCCTGTACCCCGGTCTGCACGCCATTTGGCTGCATCGCCTCAACCATGCGCTCTGGGGAAAGCGGTTATTCTTCCTCGCTCGACTTGGCTCGCAGATCGCCCGTGCACTCACGGGAATCGAGATTCACCCCGGTGCGACGATCGGCCGACGGTTCTTCATCGACCACGGCATGGGGGTCGTCATCGGCGAAACGGCGGAGGTCGGCGACGACGTCATGCTGTATCACCAGGTGACGCTCGGCGGCACGTCGCTCAACAAGGGCAAGCGGCACCCGACGCTCGAGGACGGCGTCGTGGTCGGATCGGGCGCGAAAATCCTCGGCCCGGTCACGGTCGGCGCGCGCAGTGCCGTCGGAGCGAACGCCGTCGTCACAAAGTCTGCCCCGGCCGACAGCATCCTCATTGGCGTGCCCGCGAAGGCCCGAGCACGTCAGTCTGGCGAGGACATCAAGCCGATTCTCTCGGCCCCCGAATACCAGATCTGA
- the prfA gene encoding peptide chain release factor 1: protein MFESVQTLIDEHRRVQEELSDPAVHADAVRAKRVNRRYAELSRIVRAYDEWAQAVDDLAAARELAKEDAAFAEELPAMEEASAQTQEHLRRLLIPRDPDDARDVIMEIKAGEGGAESALFAADLLRMYSQYAAHRGWKSEIIEADASDLGGYKNVQVAFKGSSNDPAQGVWAHLKYEGGVHRVQRVPATESQGRIHTSTTGVLVFPEVDEPAELAIDPNDLKIDVYRSSGPGGQSVNTTDSAVRITHVPTGIVVSMQNEKSQLQNREAGMRVLRARLLARQQEELAAVAADARKSQIRGMDRSERIRTYNFPENRIADHRTGFKAYNLDTVMDGALEPVIQSCIEADEAERLEAIGD from the coding sequence ATGTTTGAGTCTGTTCAGACGCTGATCGACGAGCACCGCCGGGTCCAGGAGGAACTCTCCGATCCGGCGGTGCATGCCGACGCTGTGCGCGCCAAGCGCGTGAATCGTCGCTACGCCGAGCTGTCCCGAATCGTTCGTGCCTATGACGAGTGGGCACAGGCGGTTGACGATCTTGCCGCTGCGCGAGAGCTGGCAAAGGAAGACGCGGCTTTTGCCGAAGAGCTTCCTGCGATGGAGGAGGCCAGTGCGCAGACGCAGGAGCACCTCCGCCGGCTGCTGATACCGCGTGATCCCGATGACGCGCGTGACGTGATCATGGAGATCAAAGCGGGTGAGGGCGGTGCGGAGAGCGCGCTGTTCGCCGCTGACCTGTTGCGGATGTACTCGCAGTACGCGGCGCATCGTGGATGGAAGTCAGAGATCATCGAGGCGGATGCGTCGGATCTGGGCGGGTACAAGAACGTGCAGGTCGCGTTCAAGGGATCCTCGAACGATCCTGCGCAGGGGGTGTGGGCGCATCTGAAGTATGAGGGCGGTGTGCACCGCGTTCAGCGCGTTCCCGCCACGGAGTCGCAGGGCCGCATCCACACCTCGACAACGGGCGTTCTCGTGTTCCCCGAGGTTGATGAGCCGGCGGAACTCGCCATCGATCCCAACGACCTCAAGATCGACGTGTATCGCTCCTCGGGACCTGGCGGACAGTCTGTCAACACGACAGACTCCGCCGTGCGCATTACTCACGTTCCCACCGGGATCGTCGTGTCGATGCAGAACGAGAAGTCGCAGCTGCAAAACCGTGAGGCGGGTATGCGCGTTCTGCGTGCCCGGCTCCTCGCGCGGCAGCAGGAAGAGCTCGCGGCTGTTGCGGCGGATGCCCGTAAGAGCCAGATTCGGGGAATGGATCGTTCGGAGCGCATCCGCACGTACAACTTCCCCGAAAATCGCATCGCCGATCACCGCACGGGGTTCAAGGCCTACAACCTTGACACCGTGATGGACGGGGCCCTCGAGCCGGTTATTCAGTCGTGCATTGAGGCCGACGAGGCCGAGCGCCTCGAGGCCATCGGAGACTAA
- the rho gene encoding transcription termination factor Rho: protein MEATTETPDGENTAARTAAADQAAIEKALDAAAKATSSGAPRKRTSRRASSAGTAAAAADKPSDEKPAAAEPAEEAAPKKRAPRRTKKQIEADKAAEEAAKAAESGAEKPAEEASAPAAEAAAEEKPAAKKRPTRTRKTAAQRAAEAEEAEKAAAEAPEAQPAEGVPAAAAEESEEKPAVKKRPTRTRKTAAQRAAEAEEAEKAAAEAPEAQPAEEGPAAEKAPEDKPAEKAPERQNTDAATRRDEAKNDDSSADDNASSDGDDDGQEGSSRGRRGRSRNRRKKSGDGDRDEQQGGQKPAQQQNNQQQGGAQQNGAQKQNQNQQQGSSQRGGAPAEQRGGAQDAQQADGRGRNKRGRGRGRPGQDEFEPEITEDDVLIPIAGILDVLDNYAFVRTTGYLPGQQDVYVSLGQVKKYNLRKGDAVVGAIKQPHQGESSGRQKYNALVKVDSINGLSVEDAAGRVEWSDLTPLYPQDRLRLETAPEKLTQRIIDLVAPIGKGQRGLIVAPPKAGKTIVLQQIANAIAQNNPEAHLMVVLVDERPEEVTDMQRSVKGEVVASTFDRPAEDHTTVAELAIERAKRLVELGRDVVVLLDSITRLGRAYNVSAPASGRVLSGGVDAAALYPPKKFFGAARNIENGGSLTILATALVETGSKMDDVIFEEFKGTGNMELRLSRQLADKRIFPAVDVNASSTRREEMLLSNDEVKITWKLRRALAGMDQQHANGVILEKLKETNSNVEFLVQMQKSMPTGGARGSGHDNEIR, encoded by the coding sequence GTGGAAGCGACCACCGAGACGCCCGACGGCGAGAACACCGCCGCACGTACAGCGGCAGCCGATCAGGCCGCAATCGAGAAGGCGCTGGATGCCGCCGCGAAGGCGACATCATCCGGAGCGCCGCGCAAGCGCACATCACGTCGCGCGTCATCGGCCGGCACCGCTGCCGCCGCCGCTGACAAGCCGTCCGACGAGAAGCCCGCTGCCGCCGAGCCGGCCGAGGAGGCCGCTCCCAAGAAGCGGGCCCCGCGCCGAACGAAGAAGCAGATCGAGGCCGATAAGGCGGCGGAAGAAGCGGCGAAGGCTGCGGAGTCTGGTGCCGAGAAGCCCGCCGAGGAAGCCTCCGCACCTGCCGCAGAAGCAGCGGCTGAGGAGAAGCCGGCGGCGAAGAAGCGTCCGACGCGCACGCGGAAGACCGCGGCGCAGCGCGCTGCCGAGGCGGAGGAAGCCGAGAAGGCTGCTGCTGAGGCACCGGAAGCTCAGCCCGCTGAAGGGGTTCCGGCTGCTGCGGCAGAGGAGTCCGAGGAGAAGCCGGCGGTGAAGAAGCGTCCGACGCGCACGCGGAAGACCGCGGCGCAGCGCGCTGCCGAGGCGGAGGAAGCCGAGAAGGCTGCTGCTGAGGCGCCGGAAGCTCAGCCCGCTGAGGAGGGTCCGGCCGCGGAAAAGGCGCCGGAGGACAAGCCTGCTGAGAAGGCTCCTGAGCGACAGAACACCGACGCCGCAACACGTCGCGACGAGGCGAAGAACGACGATTCTTCCGCTGATGACAACGCATCGTCCGATGGTGACGACGATGGGCAGGAAGGCTCGTCTCGCGGCCGCCGCGGGCGTTCGCGCAACCGGCGCAAGAAGAGCGGCGACGGCGATCGCGACGAGCAGCAGGGCGGGCAGAAGCCTGCTCAGCAGCAGAACAACCAGCAGCAGGGTGGCGCACAGCAGAACGGTGCGCAGAAGCAGAACCAGAACCAGCAGCAGGGCTCCAGTCAGCGTGGCGGTGCTCCCGCCGAGCAGCGCGGTGGCGCACAGGATGCTCAGCAGGCAGACGGCCGGGGCCGCAACAAGCGTGGACGCGGCCGTGGTCGTCCTGGCCAGGATGAGTTCGAGCCGGAGATCACCGAGGACGACGTCCTGATCCCGATCGCCGGAATCCTGGATGTTCTCGACAACTACGCGTTCGTGCGCACAACGGGCTACCTTCCCGGTCAGCAGGACGTGTACGTGTCGCTGGGCCAGGTGAAGAAGTACAACCTGCGCAAGGGCGACGCAGTTGTCGGCGCGATTAAGCAGCCGCACCAGGGCGAGTCCAGCGGACGCCAGAAGTACAACGCGCTCGTCAAGGTCGACTCGATCAATGGCCTGTCCGTTGAGGATGCCGCCGGCCGTGTCGAGTGGAGTGATCTCACCCCGCTCTACCCGCAGGACCGTCTGCGCCTCGAGACCGCGCCCGAGAAGCTCACACAGCGCATCATCGACCTGGTCGCACCGATCGGCAAGGGCCAGCGTGGCCTGATCGTCGCGCCTCCCAAGGCGGGCAAGACGATCGTGCTGCAGCAAATCGCCAACGCGATCGCGCAGAACAACCCCGAGGCTCACCTCATGGTCGTCCTGGTCGACGAGCGGCCAGAAGAGGTCACCGACATGCAGCGTTCGGTCAAGGGCGAGGTCGTGGCCTCCACGTTCGATCGCCCCGCTGAGGACCACACGACGGTTGCCGAGCTCGCGATCGAGCGCGCGAAGCGCCTTGTCGAGCTGGGTCGGGACGTCGTCGTCCTTCTCGACTCGATCACGCGTCTGGGCCGCGCCTATAACGTGTCGGCTCCCGCATCGGGCCGTGTGCTGTCCGGTGGTGTCGACGCCGCCGCGCTGTACCCGCCGAAGAAGTTCTTCGGTGCGGCGCGCAACATCGAAAACGGTGGATCGTTGACGATTCTTGCGACGGCGCTCGTCGAGACCGGCTCCAAGATGGACGATGTCATCTTCGAGGAGTTCAAGGGCACCGGCAACATGGAGCTGCGCCTCTCGCGTCAGCTCGCCGACAAGCGCATTTTCCCGGCCGTTGACGTCAACGCTTCGTCGACACGTCGCGAGGAGATGCTGCTGTCGAACGACGAGGTCAAGATCACCTGGAAGCTGCGTCGCGCACTCGCGGGCATGGACCAGCAGCACGCAAACGGCGTCATCCTCGAGAAGCTGAAGGAGACGAACTCGAACGTTGAGTTCCTCGTCCAGATGCAGAAGTCGATGCCGACGGGCGGGGCTCGCGGCTCGGGCCACGACAACGAGATTCGCTGA
- the cysK gene encoding cysteine synthase A has translation MAVIHSDITSAFGKTPLVKLNRVAEGAGANVLAKLEAFNPGSSVKDRIGIAIVDAAEASGQLPAGGTIVEGTSGNTGIALALVGAARGYKVILTMPSSMSKERRVLLRAFGAELVLTDPSKGMNGAVEEAKRIVSETPGAVLARQFENEANVKIHRETTAREIIADTDGQVDVFVAGIGTGGTISGVGQILKEQVPGAKIVAVEPSDSPLLSEGKAGPHKIQGIGANFVPGILDRSVIDEIITAPLDKSLETARDLASKDGILAGISSGAAVWAAIEVAKRPEYAGKNVVVIVPDTGERYISTALWEHLLDD, from the coding sequence ATGGCTGTGATCCATTCCGACATCACGAGCGCATTCGGCAAGACGCCGCTCGTCAAGCTCAACCGCGTGGCCGAGGGTGCCGGCGCGAACGTTCTCGCCAAGCTCGAGGCCTTCAACCCCGGTTCAAGCGTCAAGGACCGCATCGGTATCGCGATCGTCGACGCCGCCGAGGCATCCGGTCAGCTTCCGGCTGGCGGCACCATCGTCGAGGGCACGTCGGGCAACACCGGTATCGCGCTTGCCCTCGTCGGCGCGGCCCGCGGCTACAAGGTGATCCTGACGATGCCGTCCTCGATGTCGAAGGAGCGTCGCGTTCTGCTGCGCGCATTCGGCGCAGAGCTCGTGCTCACCGATCCCTCCAAGGGAATGAACGGCGCCGTCGAAGAGGCAAAGCGCATCGTCTCGGAGACTCCGGGCGCTGTTCTCGCTCGCCAGTTCGAGAACGAGGCGAACGTCAAGATCCACCGCGAGACCACGGCGCGTGAAATCATCGCCGACACCGACGGCCAGGTCGACGTTTTCGTCGCGGGTATCGGAACGGGCGGCACCATCTCCGGTGTCGGCCAGATCCTCAAGGAGCAGGTCCCCGGCGCGAAGATCGTCGCCGTTGAGCCCTCCGACTCCCCCCTCCTCAGCGAGGGCAAGGCCGGCCCCCACAAGATCCAGGGCATTGGTGCGAACTTCGTCCCGGGCATCCTTGACCGCAGTGTGATTGACGAGATCATCACCGCACCTCTCGACAAGTCGCTCGAGACGGCCCGCGATCTCGCGTCGAAGGACGGCATCCTCGCCGGTATCTCCTCCGGTGCGGCTGTGTGGGCGGCCATCGAGGTTGCCAAGCGCCCCGAGTACGCCGGCAAGAACGTCGTCGTCATCGTCCCCGACACGGGCGAGCGCTACATCTCCACCGCTCTCTGGGAGCACCTCCTCGACGACTAA
- the prmC gene encoding peptide chain release factor N(5)-glutamine methyltransferase, which translates to MSSDSEVPVRDALRGAVSALDQAGVPAAHVDAELLLAWAIGSDVSRGEVQAAAIRGDNLSAEQHALLREAIVRRSSREPLQHITGTAPFRRMTLDVGPGVFVPRPETEMVAQLAIDALAATADPEPVAVDLGTGSGAIALAMATEVPHARVHAVERSDEAIAWTRRNVARIAPHIDLRHGDLADAFDDLVGTVSVVASNPPYVPDEAIPRDDEVRLYDPAAALYGGVDGLDVVRIISRVGLRLARQGGAIVLEHGERQGQQIREILTSDGWQAAATHRDLTSRDRATTALRP; encoded by the coding sequence GTGTCATCTGATTCCGAGGTTCCCGTTCGCGATGCGCTCCGCGGCGCGGTTTCCGCGCTCGACCAGGCGGGCGTTCCCGCGGCTCACGTCGACGCCGAACTTTTGCTTGCGTGGGCGATTGGCTCCGATGTCTCGCGCGGCGAAGTGCAGGCTGCCGCGATTCGCGGCGACAACCTCAGCGCCGAGCAACATGCCCTGCTTCGGGAAGCGATCGTCCGGCGCTCCTCACGCGAACCGCTCCAACACATCACGGGAACGGCGCCCTTTCGGCGCATGACGCTGGACGTCGGCCCCGGAGTATTCGTGCCGCGTCCCGAAACGGAGATGGTGGCCCAACTCGCGATCGATGCTTTGGCTGCCACCGCGGACCCGGAGCCGGTGGCAGTTGATCTGGGAACGGGAAGCGGAGCGATCGCGCTGGCGATGGCGACGGAGGTTCCGCATGCCCGCGTACACGCCGTGGAACGGTCCGACGAGGCCATCGCATGGACCCGTCGCAACGTGGCCCGCATTGCGCCTCACATTGATCTTCGTCACGGCGACCTCGCCGATGCGTTCGATGATCTTGTTGGCACGGTTTCCGTTGTTGCGTCGAATCCGCCGTATGTTCCCGACGAAGCCATCCCGCGCGATGACGAAGTTCGTCTCTACGATCCGGCCGCGGCGCTGTATGGGGGAGTGGACGGGCTGGACGTTGTGCGTATCATCAGCCGCGTCGGCCTGCGACTTGCGCGCCAGGGCGGTGCGATCGTCCTGGAGCACGGTGAGCGGCAGGGCCAGCAGATCCGGGAGATCCTCACCTCGGACGGCTGGCAGGCGGCGGCAACGCACCGCGATCTGACGTCTCGGGATCGCGCCACAACAGCACTTCGCCCGTAG
- the thrC gene encoding threonine synthase: MQYISTRGGSEPMSYCEALLEGLARDGGLTVPAVMPQVDGETLESWRSLTYPQLATEVLGLFATDIPREDLARMTSAAYAAFPGDVVPLRSIGDGITLVGLSEGPTLAFKDMAMQFLGQVLEYALERTGSVLNVLGATSGDTGSAAEHALRGKDRISVFMLSPLGRMSSFQRAQMFSLDDKNVHNIAIDGVFDDCQNLVKELAGDLDFKGAQRLGAVNSINLARITAQVVYYFWAWLRATDDGGWTELSFTVPSGNFGNILSGFFAKQMGLPVHRLVLATNENNVLDEFFRTGIYRPRSSAETLATSSPSMDISKASNLERFIFELAGRDGARVVAAWNELATNGSFDFTADLPRFIEEFGIVSGTSTHADRLATIRSVYEETGEVIDPHTADGVKVAREYVESGVPMLVLETAKPQKFAETISEAIGIELEYSDELRTMMDAPQHVVEMANDAESLRVFIEAAALREN, encoded by the coding sequence GTGCAGTACATCTCAACCCGAGGCGGCTCCGAGCCGATGTCGTACTGTGAGGCGTTGCTCGAGGGTCTCGCCCGCGATGGCGGACTCACCGTTCCCGCCGTGATGCCGCAGGTCGATGGCGAAACGCTGGAGAGCTGGCGTTCGCTCACCTACCCGCAGCTCGCGACAGAGGTGCTCGGGCTGTTTGCCACCGACATCCCGCGTGAGGATCTTGCACGGATGACGTCTGCCGCCTACGCGGCGTTCCCGGGCGATGTCGTTCCGCTGCGATCGATCGGCGATGGCATCACGCTTGTCGGCCTGTCCGAGGGACCGACGCTGGCCTTTAAGGACATGGCGATGCAGTTCCTCGGCCAGGTCCTCGAATACGCGCTCGAGCGCACCGGGTCCGTTCTCAACGTCCTGGGTGCCACATCAGGCGACACGGGTTCTGCCGCCGAGCATGCGCTGCGCGGCAAAGACCGCATTTCGGTGTTCATGCTGTCGCCGCTCGGCCGGATGAGCTCGTTCCAACGCGCGCAGATGTTCTCTCTCGATGACAAGAACGTCCACAACATCGCGATCGACGGCGTTTTCGATGACTGCCAGAACCTCGTCAAAGAGCTGGCGGGCGATCTCGACTTCAAGGGCGCCCAGCGCCTGGGCGCCGTGAACTCCATCAACCTCGCGCGCATCACGGCGCAGGTTGTCTACTACTTCTGGGCGTGGCTGCGGGCCACCGACGATGGTGGGTGGACAGAGTTGTCGTTCACGGTGCCCTCGGGCAACTTCGGCAACATTCTGTCCGGTTTCTTCGCAAAGCAGATGGGGCTGCCGGTTCACCGCCTGGTGCTCGCGACGAACGAGAACAACGTTCTCGACGAGTTCTTCCGCACGGGCATCTATCGTCCGCGCAGCTCCGCCGAAACGCTGGCAACGTCGAGCCCGTCGATGGACATCTCCAAGGCCTCCAACCTCGAGCGCTTCATCTTCGAGCTTGCCGGCCGCGATGGTGCCCGCGTTGTGGCGGCGTGGAACGAGCTTGCGACCAACGGATCGTTCGACTTCACAGCCGACCTCCCGCGCTTCATCGAGGAGTTCGGCATCGTCAGCGGAACCTCGACACATGCCGATCGACTTGCCACGATCCGCTCGGTGTACGAGGAAACGGGTGAGGTCATCGACCCGCACACGGCCGACGGTGTGAAGGTTGCGCGGGAGTACGTCGAGTCCGGTGTTCCGATGCTCGTCCTGGAAACAGCCAAGCCTCAGAAATTCGCCGAAACGATCAGCGAGGCGATCGGAATCGAGCTGGAGTATTCGGATGAGTTGCGGACGATGATGGACGCACCGCAGCACGTTGTCGAGATGGCAAACGACGCGGAATCCCTCCGCGTTTTCATCGAGGCTGCTGCCCTCCGCGAAAACTGA
- the thrB gene encoding homoserine kinase, producing MTTSSAGTHTVYVRVPATSANLGPGFDTLGLALSVYDELEVTALAPGELEIDVTGTGADDIPRDESHLIARTIRYCYEAVGRSAPGLRIVAHNGIPHGKGLGSSGAAVAAGVLAAKGLLAGQAELTETDLLRLATELEGHPDNVAPALFGGLTIAWTENGAPQHKKLLVHRGVAPVVFVPDHTMSTSTARSVLGAEVSREDAVFNVSRSALLIAALTQSPDLLLSATDDKLHQERRAQAMPETFALVSALRARGFAAVVSGAGPSVLVLADGPGRRLEAADVAEEATGGTWQSHMLAVDFLGGTVRTAEDVTMEFPHAGS from the coding sequence ATGACCACCTCCTCTGCGGGAACGCACACGGTCTACGTGCGCGTTCCCGCAACCAGCGCCAATCTTGGTCCCGGTTTCGACACGCTCGGCCTCGCGCTCAGCGTGTACGACGAACTGGAGGTCACGGCTCTCGCGCCGGGTGAACTCGAGATCGATGTCACAGGAACGGGCGCCGACGACATTCCGCGTGACGAGTCGCACCTGATCGCACGGACGATTCGCTACTGCTACGAAGCAGTGGGACGTTCAGCGCCAGGGCTCCGGATTGTCGCGCACAACGGCATTCCTCACGGAAAGGGCCTCGGCTCGTCGGGCGCGGCCGTCGCGGCGGGCGTTCTTGCCGCAAAGGGGTTGCTCGCTGGCCAGGCCGAACTCACCGAAACCGATCTTCTGCGTCTGGCGACCGAGCTTGAGGGTCACCCCGACAACGTTGCTCCCGCGCTGTTCGGCGGGCTGACGATCGCGTGGACGGAGAACGGCGCTCCGCAGCACAAGAAGCTGCTCGTGCATCGCGGTGTCGCGCCGGTGGTTTTTGTGCCGGACCACACGATGTCCACCTCCACTGCGCGCAGTGTGCTGGGCGCCGAGGTATCGCGCGAGGACGCGGTGTTCAATGTCTCGCGGTCGGCTCTGCTGATCGCGGCGCTCACCCAGAGCCCCGATCTGCTGCTGTCGGCAACCGACGACAAGCTCCACCAGGAGCGACGCGCCCAGGCGATGCCCGAGACGTTTGCCCTCGTGAGCGCCCTGCGCGCGCGAGGCTTCGCGGCTGTTGTCTCGGGAGCGGGGCCGAGCGTGCTTGTGCTCGCCGATGGTCCGGGCCGCCGCCTCGAGGCCGCTGATGTTGCGGAAGAAGCAACGGGCGGAACCTGGCAGTCGCACATGCTCGCCGTCGACTTCCTCGGCGGAACGGTGCGTACCGCCGAAGATGTGACAATGGAATTTCCCCATGCCGGATCGTGA
- a CDS encoding homoserine dehydrogenase: protein MIDHRTLRVALLGAGSVGSQVARLLLEHADELEERAGARLELAGIAVRNIDAQRDVDLPRELLTTDASELIVGSDIVIELMGGIEPAKSYILEALNSGADVVTGNKALLATHGAEIFDAADQVGASVSYEAAVAGAIPIVRPLKDSLAGDRVKRIFGIVNGSTNYILDRMDRDGLPADEAAQIASDLGFLEADPTLDVEGYDAAQKAAIIASLAFHTRVSIDDVHREGITGVTAEMIESASRAGYVIKLLAVCERLDATGDGHEESISVRVYPALISREHPLASVHGGNNAVFVEAEAAGSLMFYGAGAGGIETASAVMGDVVSAARRHIAGGVGVGESPRGQLPVAPIGRIITSYQIRLEVSDEPGVLEAIASILTEGGVSAAAVEQTAIPSDGQAARAQLVIGTHRAREEALAATVERLAASDVVIRVASVLRVEGE from the coding sequence ATGATCGATCACCGCACCCTGCGCGTCGCGCTGCTCGGCGCCGGCTCGGTCGGGTCACAGGTTGCACGCCTGCTGCTCGAGCATGCCGACGAACTCGAGGAGCGCGCGGGCGCTCGCCTGGAGCTTGCGGGAATCGCCGTCCGCAACATCGATGCGCAGCGCGATGTTGACCTGCCGCGTGAGCTGCTAACAACCGACGCGAGTGAGCTCATCGTCGGCAGCGACATCGTGATCGAGCTCATGGGCGGCATCGAGCCTGCCAAGTCTTACATTCTCGAGGCGCTGAACTCGGGAGCCGACGTTGTCACGGGAAACAAGGCGCTTCTCGCAACGCACGGCGCCGAGATCTTTGACGCCGCCGACCAGGTGGGCGCATCCGTCTCGTACGAGGCGGCTGTCGCCGGTGCGATCCCGATCGTCCGTCCTCTGAAAGACTCCCTCGCGGGAGACCGCGTTAAGCGCATTTTCGGCATCGTCAACGGTTCGACGAACTACATTCTCGACCGCATGGACCGCGATGGCCTGCCGGCAGATGAGGCCGCACAGATCGCTTCCGATCTCGGGTTTCTTGAGGCCGACCCGACCCTCGATGTCGAGGGCTACGACGCCGCGCAGAAGGCTGCCATCATCGCGAGCCTCGCGTTTCACACGCGTGTGTCGATCGACGATGTGCACCGTGAGGGCATCACGGGCGTCACCGCCGAGATGATCGAAAGCGCGAGCCGCGCCGGATATGTCATCAAGCTCTTGGCCGTGTGCGAACGGCTCGACGCCACGGGCGACGGCCACGAGGAATCGATCTCCGTGCGCGTGTACCCGGCGCTCATCAGCCGCGAGCACCCCCTCGCCAGCGTTCACGGCGGCAACAACGCCGTTTTCGTCGAGGCAGAGGCCGCGGGAAGCCTGATGTTCTATGGCGCCGGTGCCGGTGGCATCGAAACCGCCTCGGCCGTGATGGGTGATGTTGTTTCGGCGGCACGCCGTCACATCGCCGGTGGCGTCGGCGTGGGTGAATCTCCGCGCGGACAACTGCCCGTTGCGCCGATCGGCCGCATCATCACGAGCTACCAGATTCGCCTTGAGGTGTCGGATGAACCGGGCGTGCTCGAGGCGATCGCCTCGATTCTGACGGAAGGCGGTGTCTCTGCCGCCGCCGTTGAGCAGACGGCCATCCCCTCCGACGGCCAAGCGGCCCGTGCCCAGCTCGTCATCGGAACGCACCGTGCCAGGGAAGAGGCTCTCGCCGCCACCGTCGAACGCCTGGCCGCGAGCGACGTCGTTATCCGCGTGGCATCCGTGCTGCGCGTCGAAGGCGAATGA
- a CDS encoding amidase produces MGDLIDMARRLRRGDVEPTQLVQQAIERIGDDPCGAFAHVDRRGALDRASALGTPPSDAPPLWGIPLADKDLTARAGMPTSYGSRAFVSFVPEHSDPFALALDRLGSVGIGKTSTPEFGLTGYTENLVGPPARNPWQLATGAGGSSGGAAVAVSTGVLAAAPASDGGGSIRIPAATVGVVGLKPSRGRLPFSNGLDSPGGLSVAGAITRSIDDAAYFLDALVGSAQHVHATRAPRHGPFLDAVRREPASLRIGVTTTSPWDGWTDTTLDPSARRAYESAGAFLSVAGHEVEELVWDPRGYPDMFTTIWRASAARIPIPTEDLDRLAEPLTAWLVREGRALSAERVLAALQAAVTFERETIAAFASYDAVVTPALAMAPQPLGWFTETGDPEENFARQCRYAPHTSFVNVAGLPAITVPVTSVSGERPLSVQVIGRPGGESTILAVAAQLEAERGALPFPPAP; encoded by the coding sequence ATGGGTGATCTGATCGATATGGCGCGGCGACTGCGTCGCGGCGACGTGGAACCGACTCAGTTGGTTCAGCAAGCGATCGAGAGAATTGGCGATGATCCGTGTGGTGCGTTTGCGCACGTCGACCGGCGCGGAGCACTGGACCGCGCGTCAGCGCTGGGCACGCCGCCCTCGGACGCACCACCGCTGTGGGGCATCCCGCTGGCAGATAAAGACTTGACAGCGCGGGCAGGAATGCCCACGTCGTATGGTTCGCGCGCTTTCGTCAGCTTCGTACCGGAGCACTCCGATCCCTTCGCGCTTGCGCTGGATCGGCTCGGAAGCGTCGGCATCGGGAAGACCAGCACTCCCGAATTCGGCCTGACCGGATACACCGAGAACCTCGTCGGTCCGCCCGCGCGCAATCCGTGGCAGCTCGCAACCGGTGCCGGCGGTTCCAGCGGAGGCGCGGCCGTTGCCGTTTCGACGGGCGTTCTCGCCGCTGCTCCGGCTTCTGATGGGGGCGGATCGATTCGGATCCCTGCCGCGACTGTGGGGGTCGTTGGTCTGAAGCCATCTCGGGGTCGGTTGCCGTTCAGCAACGGCCTCGATTCGCCCGGTGGTCTGTCCGTGGCGGGGGCGATCACGCGCAGCATCGACGACGCGGCGTATTTCCTCGATGCGCTGGTGGGCTCAGCGCAGCACGTTCACGCAACGCGTGCTCCGAGGCACGGACCATTTCTCGACGCAGTGCGGCGGGAACCGGCTTCGCTACGGATCGGTGTGACGACAACGAGCCCGTGGGACGGATGGACTGACACGACGCTCGATCCGAGCGCGCGCAGGGCCTACGAATCGGCGGGCGCGTTTCTTTCCGTAGCCGGGCACGAGGTCGAAGAGCTCGTCTGGGATCCCCGCGGCTATCCGGACATGTTCACAACGATCTGGCGGGCGTCGGCCGCGCGGATTCCGATTCCGACGGAAGACCTCGATCGCCTCGCCGAACCGCTGACGGCGTGGCTCGTGCGGGAGGGGCGTGCGCTTTCGGCCGAACGCGTGCTTGCCGCGCTGCAGGCGGCCGTGACGTTCGAACGCGAGACGATCGCCGCGTTTGCGAGCTACGACGCTGTCGTGACGCCGGCGCTCGCGATGGCGCCGCAACCGCTGGGATGGTTTACCGAAACGGGCGATCCGGAGGAGAACTTCGCGCGGCAGTGTCGCTATGCCCCGCACACCAGCTTCGTCAACGTTGCGGGGCTCCCCGCCATCACGGTTCCCGTTACGTCCGTGTCTGGCGAACGCCCGTTGAGCGTTCAGGTGATAGGCCGGCCCGGTGGGGAGAGCACGATTCTTGCCGTCGCGGCGCAACTCGAAGCCGAGCGGGGCGCACTTCCTTTTCCGCCGGCGCCGTGA